The genomic window TCGCGCGCGAGTTCCGACCAGAGCTCGCGATCGGCGACACGCACCCACGTGCGGCTGTCGCCGCCTCGCGTCGAGTGGAACGGTTCGACGATGCCGCGCTGCTGCAGGTCCGACGACCGCCCCGCCGGCAGGTCGACCACGAGCTGGCCACCGTCGAGGAACGCGAACAGCCTGCCCTTGACGAGCAGCCCGTCAGGCGTGGCATCCACGTCGAAATCGGCATCCTCGAGCAGTTCGTTCGCCACGGCGTCGTAGGTCGACTGCACGTCATCCATGTCATCCCCCTGTCACTGCCTTCGCGGGGAGCCTACGCCGGGTCCGCGTCGCGCGCAGCGCTCCGCTGGTACCGAGCCCGACGGGCCTGTCGTCGCGTGCCCGGCCGATATGCTCCCCACCATGCCCCTCGCCCCCGTCCTCCTCACCCTGGGCGCAGCGATCGTCGGCGCCGTGCTCGGCTGGTGGCCCCTCGCCGACTGGGCCGACCGCAACATCCGCACTCCAGCTGACGAGCGGATGTCACTGCGCCGCCTGCGCGCGTGGTCGGCCGCCGCGACCGCGGCGGGCTTCGGCGCCGTGACGTGGCGATTCGGCCTCGACCCCGTGCTGCCGGCGCTGCTCGCGGTCGTCGCGACGGGGGTGGTCCTCTCGATCGTCGACCTCACCGAGCACCGGCTTCCGAACGCGGTGATCCTCCCGACGCTCGCCGCGGTCGCGGTGCTGCTCGTGCTCGCCTCAGCGCTCACGGGGGAGTGGATGCGCCTGCTCTGGGCGCTCGCCGGGGGTGCGGCGATGTTCGCGTTCTACTTCGTGCTCGCGCTGATCGCGCCGGCGGGCATGGGCATGGGCGACGTGAAGTTCGCGGCGCCGCTGGGACTGGTGCTCGGATGGTTCGGCTGGAGCGTGTGGCTCGTCGGGCTGATGGCCGGGTTCGTGGTCGGCGGGCTCGTCGGGCTCGTCGCCCTCGCGCTGCGACGCGTGACGCTGAAGGGGTCGATCCCGTTCGGTCCGTCGATGCTGGCGGGTGCCGTCGCAGTCATTCTCGTGCTCGGAGCCTGACCCCCAGAACGGGGGCCGGTTCCAGGCTCCCGGCGCGGGAAACGCCGTGTCCCCCTGTTGGAGGACTGCTGTCCCCCGGAAGTGCGAACCATAGCAGCGCATTCATCACGTTCTGATCACGTCTGTCCCCCAGCGTGACCCCAATGCGAGGGGACCCCGAAGTGGGGCGTGGCCGTGGATTCTGTTCCGCCGATAACGTTCACTGGCCGCTTGCGCCCGTGGGCGGCACCCCTACTTTCGTTCCATACCCGAAGGGTGTCTCCCATGCTCAAGCTCTACACGAAGGCTCAGGCCCGTCTCGCTCAGCTCCGCGAGGAGGAGGCCGGGAACGCGGCCGAGTACGGCCTCATCATCGCGATCGTCGCTCTTGGCATCGTCGTCGGCCTCGGCGCTCTCGCGCTGGCCCTGAACGGCATGTTCGGCGACGTCGCCACCGAGCTCGGCCAGTAGCAAGTTAAGCGGAGCGGACCCCGGTGACGCCGGGGTCCGCATCGCCGTTCTCGGCGTGAGGGAGTGGAGATGGGTCTCAGGCGTGGCGACCGAGGCGCTTCCGCAGTGGAGTTCGCTCTGATCATCCCAGCCCTCCTGCTGCTGGTGCTCGGGGTCATGGAGTTCAGCAGACTGTACAACGTTCAAATCTCGCTTTCGAACGCCGCCAGGTCGGCTGCCCGTGTGATGGCGATCGCCAATGATGCAGGTACGGCTGTCGACGCAGGTATCGATTCAGCTCCCTCGCTCAATCCCGCTTTGTCGGGCGGCAATTTCGGCTTTAGCCCCGGAACCTGCGCCTCGGGTGCGGTGATGTCCGTGACGGTCACCTACACAACCACTCTGCTCACCGGGGCGTTCGGCCCCTCCCTCACCCTCCAGGGAAAGGCGGCCACGCCATGCGGCGGCTGATTCGACGACTGCGATCCGATCGCGGGGCTACGGCGGTCACGTTTGGTTTGCTGCTGATTCCGTTGCTCGGATTCGGAGGTATAGCAGTCGATGTCGGAGCCCTTTACGCTGAGAAGGCTGAGCTCCAGAACGGCGCTGACGCTGCCGCGTTGAAGGTCGCGATCGCATGCGCCAAGGATGAGGCGGCGACCTCCTGTCTTTCCGCGAACCCAACGGACATTGCCGGCGCCAACGACTCGAGTGACGGTACCGAGGATGTCGAGTCCGTCGCAGTGGACACGGCAGCGAACACGGTAACCGTCACCACGAATACGGAAGACATCGGCGTTCGCCACCCTCTTGCATCGATGATTCCCGGCATTGGCGATTCGACAGTTGTAAAGGCGGTCGGCGCCGCCGAGTGGGGTCAGCCGGTGCGCGGAACAACGCTTGCGCTGGCGATCGGGTACTGCGAGTTCGCCGATCACCCTCCTCAGGAGGGCGTCGCAAACCCGACCAAGATCCTCGTCCAGTACAACACCGGTACTCGGAGGAACTGTCCCGGAGCATTCGCTCCGGGAGGATTCGGCTGGCTTCCCTCGATCGACTGCTCGATCGAGATCGATGTGACGAACCCATGGGTGATGAGTAAGCCGGGTAACAGCACGTCAGGCACTGGATGCAGCGACGCCTACCTCGCCGAGCTCAGAGCGCACGGCGACACCGTGTTCATCCCCATTTATGACGACTTCCGGGGCAGTGGTTCGAACGTGGAGTTCCACATCCAGCAATTCGCGGCATTCAAGATCACCGGCTTCAAGCTCAGCGGTGGTAATGCCTACACCGACCCGGGTGCTCCGAGTTGCACCGGTAGCTGCCGGGGGATTCAGGGCTACTTCATGAAGTTCGTGTCGATCGACGACGCGTTCGAATTGGGCGACGGCGTCGTGAACGGCGCAGCCATCGTTCGCCAGATCCTTCCCTGAAGCTGAAACGACCAACCTCCGGCGGTACGCCGAACTCCCTACAGAAAGGCGTCTCTAGGTGATCAGGATCATCGGTGCGATCGTTGCGATCCTTCTCGCCGTGGGCGGCGGGTTCGCTCTCTTCCTCTACGTTCAGAGCGCCGATAAGCGTGCCGCTGAAGGAGCGGAGTTCCAGCAGGTCTTCGTCGTGAAAGAGGCGGTTCCCAAGGGAACGGCAGGCGAGGCAGTTCAAGACTTCATCGAAGTGGACGAGCTTCCCGCGATTGCCATCCAGCCCGACATCGTCACCGACCTCGCCGATCTCAAAGGACTAGTCACGAACGCCGAACTCCTGCCGGGTGAGCAACTCCTTCAGGCCCGTTTCTCATCGCCGGAGGACCTGGCGGCCGACGGTGAGGTTGTGATCCCGGATGGGTATCAGGAGATCACTCTCGCACTCCCAGTGGAACGAGTGGTCGGTGGTGAAGTACGGCCGGGCGACTCCGTGGGCATCGTGCTTTCCACGAACACTAGAAGCATTGCCGCCAACGACCAGACGGCGCAGAGCCAGTTCATCTACAACGGCGTGCTCGTGACCCGGGTCACGGCAGGTCGAACGCTCACGAGCGGCGATTCCGCCGACGAGAACCGCGAGGTGAGTGCATTCCTCGTCACGCTCGCGGTCACCGCTTCGCAGGCGGAGAAGCTTGCCTACGGCGCCGAGCAGCAGGAGGACAACAACGGCGGAATCTGGCTGACGCTGCAGCCCGAGGGTGTCGACACCAACGGATCCACGAATCGCAGCGGAGAGAACATCTTCCAGTGACCCGGTACCTGCTGGTCAGTCGGAGCGCGGAGTACGAGTCGCGTCTCCGACGGCTGCTGCGCGGGCGGCTGCAGACCGTCCCCGGTGAGTACGTCACCTTCGGACCGGATTCGGTGGTCGGCCAGGTCGAGCGGGCGCCGAGGATCGCGTTGCTGGGTCCTCTGCTGAGCTACGAGGAGACGAAGGCGCTGACGGCGCTCTTGGGGGAGAAGTACGCCGGGATCGGACTGATCGTGGTGCGCGAGCAGCGATCGGACCTGGAGGACTGGGTCGATGGCATGGAGATCCACGCCGTCCTGAGCCCGGAAGCTTCCGACTCGACGACGGAAAGCCTTCTTGCGCGACTCGACGACTGGCTGACCACGTCGGGCAGGCTTCCTCCGGTTTCCGACGACGATCTGGCGGCCGAGGCCCGGGGCGACGATGTCGCCAGAGTGTTCGAGCTCCTCACTCCGGGGTTCGCTCCAGACCCGAGCGGTGCCCCCGACGTTGAGCGCGTCGAGGCCGAGAGCGCGGAAACGGCCGTCGAGGAGACACCAGCCGCTGAGTCGTCCGATGCGGTCGAGTCTGCCGAGCAGGAATGGGTGCTGCCGCCGATCGCCGAGGGCGTGAGGTCGGAGATCATCGTCGTCGCCGCCCCCAAGGGCGGACAAGGGAAGACGACCACCGCGGTGAACCTCTCGGCGGGATTGGCAGAGATCCACCCGAATTCGGTGGTCCTCGTCGACGCTGACGTCCAGTTCGGAGATATTGCGAACGCCCTCGATCTCCGGCCGCAATACTCGCTGGCGGACGTCGTCGGGGTAGGAAACGACGAGGTCGCCATGAAGGCGCTCCTCACCCGTCACGACGATGACTTCTTCGTTGTCGCCGCGCCGCCCTCCCCCGAGTTGGCGGATCAGATCCCGCCCGACGCGCTCGCACAGCTTCTCCGTCGCCTCGCGACCATGTTCAGGTATGTCGTCGTCGACACCACGCCGGGCTTGGGCGAGCACACTCTCGTCTCGCTCGAGCAGGCCACCGACGGTGTCTTCCTGACGAACATGACCGTTCCCAGCTTGCGCGCACTGCGCAAGGAGTTCGAACTGCTGGTCGCGTTGGGCATGGTGCCGGGCAATCGACACGTCGTGCTCAACTTCGTCGAGAAGAGCACTGGCATTCTTCCGAAGGACGCCGAGCGCATCCTCGGGGCGCCGGTCGACGTCGAAGTGCCGCGCTCACTCGGGGTCATCCACGCCTCGAACGCCGGTGTGCCGCTCATTCACCACGACGTTCGCGACCCGGCGGCGAGAGCAATCCGCGCGGTGGTCCAGCGCATCGAACCCGAGGCAGTACCCACCCGCAAGCGAATCCACAGGAAAGCGAGGGCGGCCCAATGAGCCTGAGCGATCGACTCGAACGTGCGCGAGGCGCACACCGAAGCGCCGGCGTCGAGTACCCCGAGCAGGTGCCGCCGCTCGACGCGACCGACCCGTTGCTCCCTGCCCCATCCGATGGCGAGTCGGCGGCGCCCGAGAGCGACGCCCGCCTGTCGGAGGATGGCGCTGTTGAGACGCCGGCCGCCGCCGAGTCGGAGGAGCACACCAGCACCTGGTCTGCGCTTGCGGGCGAAATGCCCGAGCCGCATGCCGCCGATCCGCTCACCGATCTCAAGGAGCGCGCGGCGGAGGAGCTCTTCCGCCGCATCGGAACCCGCCTGAACGATCCGACGCTCACCGAGGACCGACTCCACGCGTTGGCGCGGGAAGAACTGAGCTTCATCGTGGAAGCGGAGCAGGTCGCCCTCACCACCGCTGAGCGCAACAGGCTCATCACCGAGATCGGAGCCGACGTGCTCGGGTTCGGCCCGCTCGAGCCGTTGCTCGACGATCCGGCCATCTCGGAGATCATGGTCAACCGGTTCGACCAGATCTTCGTCGAGCGCAACGGTCGGCTGTACGAGTCGCGGAGCAAGTTCACCGGCGAGCCGCAGCTCCGTCGCGTGATCGAGCGCATCGTCTCGCGTGTTGGTCGTCGCATCGACGAGTCCTCGCCGCTCGTCGACGCCCGACTCGCCGACGGCTCGCGCGTGAATGCGATCATCCCGCCGCTGGCGGTGGACGGCTCATCGCTGACCATTCGAAAGTTCTCTCGCACTCCGTACAAGGTCGAGGATCTCATCGGGTTCGATACGCTCACGCGTGAGATGGCGACGCTCCTCGATGCAGCCGTGCGCGCCAAGCTCAACATTCTCGTGTCGGGCGGTACCGGCACCGGTAAGACCACGTTGCTCAACGTGTTGTCGGCCTTCATCCCGAACGACGAGCGAATCATCACCATCGAGGATGCCGTCGAGCTCCAGCTTCAGCAGGAGCACGTCGTTCGATTGGAGTCGCGCCCAGCGAACATCGAAGGCCGAGGCGAGATCACGATCCGCGATCTGGTTCGGAATTCGCTGCGCATGCGTCCCGATCGCATCGTCATCGGCGAGGTGCGTGGTGGTGAGAGCCTCGACATGCTCCAGGCGATGAACACCGGTCATGAGGGCTCGATCTCGACGATTCACGCCAATTCTCCTCGTGACGCCCTTGCGCGCCTCGAGACGCTGGTGCTCATGGCCGGGATGGATCTGCCGCTTCGAGCGATCCGCGAGCAGATCGCATCGGCGATCGACGTCGTGGTCCAGATCTCCCGCCTCCGCGACGGCACGCGCAGGGTGGTCAGCGTCACCGAGGTGCAGGGCATGGAGGGCGAGATCATCACGCTGCAGGACGCCTACTCGTTCGACTTCGCTGCAGGTGTCGACTCCGATGGCCGGTTCCGTGGGCATGCCATCCCGACCGGTGTGCGTCCGCGATTCGTGGATCGCTTCGAGGAACTGGGGATCGCCGTTCCGGCCACCATCTTCCGGTACCAGCCACGCGGCTACGGCATCGGGGAGATCGGATGATTCAGCTTCTCGCAATCGGTGTCGCGTTCGTCCTGCTGGCGCTCCTCGCGCTCGTCCTCCTCGTCCTCTTCCCTCCGCCGAAGCGAGTGGCGATCGAGCGACGCCTTGCGCCGGGCGAGGAGTACGTGTCTGCGCTGTCGCGCGCGACCGACAAGACGGTGGCGGTCATCGACACGGCGATGGCCCAGCGGAACCGTGGGATGTTCAACGAGGAGCGACTCGAACTGGCCGGTGTGAAGACCTCGCCGTCGGGCATGGTGCTCGTGACCTTCTCCCTCGCAGCAGTCCTCGCGGTGCTGGGGGTGCTCATCGGCTTCGGATCGTGGTGGGCGGTGCTGTGGGCCGTCGTGTTCGCGGCGCTGGCTCCGCTGTTCGTGAGCTTGTACCTCACAATTCGCACAAGCCGACGTCGGGCTGCGTTCGCCGACCAGTTGGATGACACGCTCCAGCTCGTATCGGGGAACCTCCGAGCGGGTCATGGGCTGACCCAGGCACTGGATTCCGTGGCGCGGTACGCCGACCCGCCCACCACCGAGGAGTTCTCGCGCATCGTCAACGAGACGAGGATCGGCCGCGACTTGGGCGATGCGCTTGCGAGCACCGCCTTCCGGATGCGTTCCGACGACTTCAATTGGGCCGCCCAAGCGATCGATATCAATCGCGAGACCGGTGGCAACCTGTCGGAGACCCTCCAGCGCACCGCGGCCACGATCCGTGAGCGCAACCAGATCCGGCGACAGGTCAAGGCGCTGAGCGCTGAGGGGCGCCTCTCCGCAATCATCCTGATCGCACTGCCGATCGGCGTGTTCCTCGGCGTCCTGCTCCTGCAGCCGGCGTACCTCGCGCCGTTCTTCGAGAACATCTTCGGCTGGATCGCGATGGCGACGGCCGTCGTGCTCATGGCGATAGGTACGGTCTGGATGCTGTTCGCAGTCAGGGTGAAGTTCTAGATGACCGGAACGTGGATCGCATATATCTCCATCGGCGCTGTCGCCATCTCCATCGGCGCCCTGGTCTTCATCGTGTTCACGACGATCCCGGCGAAAGCCGACGTCGTGGCGGCGGTCGCTCCCGCGAACGAGCTCGAACGCAAGCGCGTCGAACGGGCGAGCTTCTCCGAGACCCTCGCCGCGGTCATGCCCACCGGCTACACCGGTTGGGTGCAACGCAAGATCATCTATGCGGGTCGGGCGGGCACCTGGACCGTGGGCGGATTCCTCCTGATCCGGCTCATCGTCACCATCGTCGCTGTCCTGATCATCCTGGGAGCCGTATTCACCTCATCCTCGCTGGTGATTCGTATCGCCGGAATCGCCTTCGGACTGCTCATCCTCCTCGCGCCGGAGATCATGCTCAGCAGTCGTGCTGATGACAGGCAGAAGGCCATCCTGCTGGCGTTGCCCGACACCTTGGACCAGATGACGATCGCGGTCGAGGCCGGCCTGGGCTTCGAGGCCGCAATGGCGAAGGCTGCGCAAGGCGGCCGAGGCCCCTTGTCCGAAGAGCTCATCCGCACATTGCAGGACATGAGCATCGGACGATCGAGAAGCGACGCGTATTCTGCGTTGCTTGTCAGGACGGACTGCACCGACTTGAAGCGGTTCGTCCGGGCAGTCCAGCAGGCAGACCGCTACGGAATCGCGATCGCCGATGTGCTTCGCGTCCAAGCGGCGGAGATGCGCATCAAACGCCGGCAGCGCGCCGAGGAGTCGGCTATGAAGGTGCCGATCAAGGTGGTGTTCCCGCTGGTGTTCGCGATCCTGCCCGTGCTCTTCATCGTGCTGCTCTATCCTGCGGTGGTCGGCATCATCAAGACATTCGGCTGAGCGCCAGAACCTCGGCGTGATGCCAGCCGCCGACGGATGCGCAGGAGGCGACGTGGACTGGCGACCCGACGTGCTCGGCGAGGGCTTCGAGCAGCTGACGCTGCCGCTCGAGCCCGACGATGAGGGCGAGGTCGTCGCGACGCTCGTGCGGTACAGGCCACCCGCCGAGGAGGCGCGGCCGCGGCGCCGGTGGCGCTGGCCGTGGGAACCTGAGTCCGCGCCGACACCGCCGCCCGCGGCGTCCGGATGCGACGTGCTGTACGTGCACGGATGGAGCGACTACTTCTTCAACCCCGAGCTCGCCCGGTTCTGGGCCGACGCGGGGGCGAGGTTCTACGCGCTCGAGCTGCGCAAGTACGGGCGCAGCCTGCGCGAGTGGCAGACGCCCGGGTACGTCACCGACCTGCGGGCCTACGACGAAGACATCGAGGCGGCGCTGGCGGCGATCGTGCGGGAGCACGAGGCGCCCGAGGCCGAGGCCGAGGACGTGGCCCGGCCCACCCGGCCGCTGATCCTCCTCGGCCACTCGACCGGCGGGCTCGTGTTCAGCCTGTGGGCGGCGCGCAACCCAGGCCGGGCCGCCGCGCTCATCCTCAACAGCCCGTGGCTGGAGTTCCAGCTCCGGGGGATCGGGCGTCAGGCGATCTCGCCCGTGATCGAGTTCGGCGCACGGGTCAACCCGATGCGCTCGCTGCCCAACGTCGACCTCGGGTTCTACGCGCGCTCGGTCGCGAAGGAACTCGACGGCGAGTGGGAGTACGACCACGCCTGGCGACCCGACCGCGGCTTCCCGGTGCATCCGGCGTGGCTGACCGCCATCCTCGCGGGGCACGCCACCGTCGCGGCGGGCATCGACGTGGGGGTGCCCGTGCTCACGCTGCTCTCGGCCCGTTCGGCGCTGCTGCCGCGGTGGGATGACGCGATGCTGACCTCCGACATCGTGCTCGTCGTCGACGACATCGCGCGCCAGTCGCTCAAGCTCGGACCCGAGGTCGCGATCTCGCGCCTCGACGGAGCGCTGCACGACGTCTTCCTCTCGCGCGAGCCGGCGCGGGCGGCCGCCTACGCCGCGATCAGCCGCTGGCTCGGGGGCTACGCGCCGCGGCACGACTGACCGGCGCGCGCGGGAGCGCACGGGTGGCGCGGGAACCGCGGTCGACGTGCGCTCACGCGCCATCCGGAAGCTCAGGCACGCGCGGGCCTGGGCGGCCACCCGTCCTCCCCAAGCGGGTGTGGCCGCGGGGCGGAGGGTACCGGCGACGGGGGAGGCTCCGCCGCGGCCGTCCGACGGCAGCATGGCCGGATGCTCGACGAACTGCCCGCCGACGACCACGGGCTCATCCGCTTCGACGACGTCCGTTCGCTGGGCCTGCGCCCCGCACTGCGCGCCGCCGAGATCGACGGCCGCGTGCGGCGCGTGCGTCGCGCCGTCTACGCGCGGGTCGCGCCGGCCGAGTCCGCCCACCCGTTCTGGCAGCGCGACCGCGACCGGTACGCGACGGCCGTGCGCGCCGCGTCGCTCACCATCGCCGCGCCGGTGTTCACGAGCTTCTCGGCGGCGGTGGTGTTCGGGCTCCCGGTGTTCGG from Agromyces aurantiacus includes these protein-coding regions:
- a CDS encoding prepilin peptidase, with translation MPLAPVLLTLGAAIVGAVLGWWPLADWADRNIRTPADERMSLRRLRAWSAAATAAGFGAVTWRFGLDPVLPALLAVVATGVVLSIVDLTEHRLPNAVILPTLAAVAVLLVLASALTGEWMRLLWALAGGAAMFAFYFVLALIAPAGMGMGDVKFAAPLGLVLGWFGWSVWLVGLMAGFVVGGLVGLVALALRRVTLKGSIPFGPSMLAGAVAVILVLGA
- a CDS encoding Flp family type IVb pilin is translated as MLKLYTKAQARLAQLREEEAGNAAEYGLIIAIVALGIVVGLGALALALNGMFGDVATELGQ
- a CDS encoding TadE/TadG family type IV pilus assembly protein — translated: MEFALIIPALLLLVLGVMEFSRLYNVQISLSNAARSAARVMAIANDAGTAVDAGIDSAPSLNPALSGGNFGFSPGTCASGAVMSVTVTYTTTLLTGAFGPSLTLQGKAATPCGG
- a CDS encoding TadE/TadG family type IV pilus assembly protein, translating into MRRLIRRLRSDRGATAVTFGLLLIPLLGFGGIAVDVGALYAEKAELQNGADAAALKVAIACAKDEAATSCLSANPTDIAGANDSSDGTEDVESVAVDTAANTVTVTTNTEDIGVRHPLASMIPGIGDSTVVKAVGAAEWGQPVRGTTLALAIGYCEFADHPPQEGVANPTKILVQYNTGTRRNCPGAFAPGGFGWLPSIDCSIEIDVTNPWVMSKPGNSTSGTGCSDAYLAELRAHGDTVFIPIYDDFRGSGSNVEFHIQQFAAFKITGFKLSGGNAYTDPGAPSCTGSCRGIQGYFMKFVSIDDAFELGDGVVNGAAIVRQILP
- the cpaB gene encoding Flp pilus assembly protein CpaB, whose product is MIRIIGAIVAILLAVGGGFALFLYVQSADKRAAEGAEFQQVFVVKEAVPKGTAGEAVQDFIEVDELPAIAIQPDIVTDLADLKGLVTNAELLPGEQLLQARFSSPEDLAADGEVVIPDGYQEITLALPVERVVGGEVRPGDSVGIVLSTNTRSIAANDQTAQSQFIYNGVLVTRVTAGRTLTSGDSADENREVSAFLVTLAVTASQAEKLAYGAEQQEDNNGGIWLTLQPEGVDTNGSTNRSGENIFQ
- a CDS encoding AAA family ATPase; this encodes MTRYLLVSRSAEYESRLRRLLRGRLQTVPGEYVTFGPDSVVGQVERAPRIALLGPLLSYEETKALTALLGEKYAGIGLIVVREQRSDLEDWVDGMEIHAVLSPEASDSTTESLLARLDDWLTTSGRLPPVSDDDLAAEARGDDVARVFELLTPGFAPDPSGAPDVERVEAESAETAVEETPAAESSDAVESAEQEWVLPPIAEGVRSEIIVVAAPKGGQGKTTTAVNLSAGLAEIHPNSVVLVDADVQFGDIANALDLRPQYSLADVVGVGNDEVAMKALLTRHDDDFFVVAAPPSPELADQIPPDALAQLLRRLATMFRYVVVDTTPGLGEHTLVSLEQATDGVFLTNMTVPSLRALRKEFELLVALGMVPGNRHVVLNFVEKSTGILPKDAERILGAPVDVEVPRSLGVIHASNAGVPLIHHDVRDPAARAIRAVVQRIEPEAVPTRKRIHRKARAAQ
- a CDS encoding CpaF family protein, yielding MSLSDRLERARGAHRSAGVEYPEQVPPLDATDPLLPAPSDGESAAPESDARLSEDGAVETPAAAESEEHTSTWSALAGEMPEPHAADPLTDLKERAAEELFRRIGTRLNDPTLTEDRLHALAREELSFIVEAEQVALTTAERNRLITEIGADVLGFGPLEPLLDDPAISEIMVNRFDQIFVERNGRLYESRSKFTGEPQLRRVIERIVSRVGRRIDESSPLVDARLADGSRVNAIIPPLAVDGSSLTIRKFSRTPYKVEDLIGFDTLTREMATLLDAAVRAKLNILVSGGTGTGKTTLLNVLSAFIPNDERIITIEDAVELQLQQEHVVRLESRPANIEGRGEITIRDLVRNSLRMRPDRIVIGEVRGGESLDMLQAMNTGHEGSISTIHANSPRDALARLETLVLMAGMDLPLRAIREQIASAIDVVVQISRLRDGTRRVVSVTEVQGMEGEIITLQDAYSFDFAAGVDSDGRFRGHAIPTGVRPRFVDRFEELGIAVPATIFRYQPRGYGIGEIG
- a CDS encoding type II secretion system F family protein, coding for MAIERRLAPGEEYVSALSRATDKTVAVIDTAMAQRNRGMFNEERLELAGVKTSPSGMVLVTFSLAAVLAVLGVLIGFGSWWAVLWAVVFAALAPLFVSLYLTIRTSRRRAAFADQLDDTLQLVSGNLRAGHGLTQALDSVARYADPPTTEEFSRIVNETRIGRDLGDALASTAFRMRSDDFNWAAQAIDINRETGGNLSETLQRTAATIRERNQIRRQVKALSAEGRLSAIILIALPIGVFLGVLLLQPAYLAPFFENIFGWIAMATAVVLMAIGTVWMLFAVRVKF
- a CDS encoding type II secretion system F family protein — translated: MTGTWIAYISIGAVAISIGALVFIVFTTIPAKADVVAAVAPANELERKRVERASFSETLAAVMPTGYTGWVQRKIIYAGRAGTWTVGGFLLIRLIVTIVAVLIILGAVFTSSSLVIRIAGIAFGLLILLAPEIMLSSRADDRQKAILLALPDTLDQMTIAVEAGLGFEAAMAKAAQGGRGPLSEELIRTLQDMSIGRSRSDAYSALLVRTDCTDLKRFVRAVQQADRYGIAIADVLRVQAAEMRIKRRQRAEESAMKVPIKVVFPLVFAILPVLFIVLLYPAVVGIIKTFG
- a CDS encoding alpha/beta hydrolase, whose translation is MDWRPDVLGEGFEQLTLPLEPDDEGEVVATLVRYRPPAEEARPRRRWRWPWEPESAPTPPPAASGCDVLYVHGWSDYFFNPELARFWADAGARFYALELRKYGRSLREWQTPGYVTDLRAYDEDIEAALAAIVREHEAPEAEAEDVARPTRPLILLGHSTGGLVFSLWAARNPGRAAALILNSPWLEFQLRGIGRQAISPVIEFGARVNPMRSLPNVDLGFYARSVAKELDGEWEYDHAWRPDRGFPVHPAWLTAILAGHATVAAGIDVGVPVLTLLSARSALLPRWDDAMLTSDIVLVVDDIARQSLKLGPEVAISRLDGALHDVFLSREPARAAAYAAISRWLGGYAPRHD